A single Streptomyces mirabilis DNA region contains:
- a CDS encoding DNA polymerase Y family protein: protein MLAYFGVRSAAAVAGTPMLAAMACALTPLGRRTVIDDSPEAISAFLRPRPVRELPGVGGKTAALLGEYGLHTVGDVADVPQHTLQRLLGARAGRALYEHARGHDTTAVDPTPAPASLSTEHLFPRDELDPAAHRRILLALADDLGARLRATDQIATGVTCTIRYADLTATRRSRTLPEATQHTVLLARAAYTLYDSLGLQRARVRSMTLRADALQPAERATRQLTLDASDDKPLAIEAVADRARTRYGHQVIYPAALAISSRPPSARQWDRGRR, encoded by the coding sequence GTGCTCGCCTATTTCGGGGTGCGCAGCGCGGCGGCGGTGGCCGGCACGCCGATGCTCGCCGCCATGGCCTGCGCCCTCACGCCGCTCGGGCGGCGCACCGTCATCGACGACTCCCCCGAGGCGATCTCGGCCTTCCTTCGGCCCCGGCCTGTGCGGGAGCTGCCCGGTGTAGGCGGGAAGACCGCCGCGCTGCTGGGCGAGTACGGACTGCACACCGTCGGCGACGTCGCAGACGTCCCTCAGCACACACTGCAGCGCCTCCTCGGTGCCCGCGCCGGCCGCGCCCTCTACGAGCACGCCCGCGGCCACGACACCACGGCCGTCGACCCCACCCCGGCCCCGGCAAGCCTCAGCACGGAACACCTCTTCCCCCGGGACGAACTCGACCCGGCCGCCCACCGGCGCATCCTGCTCGCCCTCGCCGACGACCTCGGTGCCCGCCTACGCGCCACCGACCAGATCGCCACCGGCGTGACCTGCACGATCCGCTACGCCGACCTGACGGCCACCCGCCGCAGCCGGACCCTGCCCGAAGCCACCCAGCACACCGTCCTCCTGGCCCGCGCCGCGTACACGCTGTACGACTCCCTCGGTCTCCAGCGCGCCCGGGTCCGCAGCATGACGCTGCGCGCCGACGCCCTTCAGCCCGCCGAACGGGCCACCCGGCAACTCACCCTCGACGCGAGCGACGACAAACCCCTCGCGATCGAAGCCGTCGCCGACCGCGCCCGTACCCGCTACGGGCACCAGGTGATCTACCCCGCCGCCCTCGCCATCAGCTCACGTCCACCGTCAGCCCGGCAGTGGGACCGAGGCCGTCGTTGA
- a CDS encoding MmcQ/YjbR family DNA-binding protein, giving the protein MSTAGDRLQDTARKAALALLDVSHGRPFTPRLDVYKVADKVFLIVTDDPEEQIITVKCEPEHARALERGYASITPGRYLDKRHWISLGPGRGITKRLINDAVEHSYDLAIDGLPQSERPPRAPGPDAAAR; this is encoded by the coding sequence GTGAGCACCGCCGGTGACCGCCTCCAGGACACCGCCCGCAAGGCGGCCCTCGCCCTCCTCGACGTCAGTCACGGCCGCCCCTTCACACCCAGACTCGACGTGTACAAGGTCGCGGACAAGGTGTTCCTGATCGTCACAGACGACCCGGAGGAACAGATCATCACGGTCAAGTGCGAGCCCGAGCACGCGCGGGCACTGGAGCGCGGCTACGCCTCGATCACCCCGGGCCGCTATCTCGACAAGAGGCACTGGATCTCGCTGGGGCCCGGGCGGGGCATCACGAAGCGGCTGATCAACGATGCGGTCGAGCACTCCTACGACCTGGCTATCGACGGTCTGCCACAGAGCGAGCGCCCGCCGAGAGCCCCTGGCCCGGACGCGGCCGCCAGGTGA
- a CDS encoding MmcQ/YjbR family DNA-binding protein, which yields MNGSTLQTFAAECAEELPGAQLEYPFGPDWEVFKVRGKVFMLMTEVPGRPVVILKADPGEAHALRERNSHITPGYHMNKKHWITLEGGTGVDKKLVRELVTDSYLLVVSHLPTAEQPVNPCTYGTSTRAAR from the coding sequence ATGAACGGATCGACCCTGCAGACGTTCGCCGCCGAGTGCGCGGAGGAACTTCCCGGAGCCCAGCTGGAGTATCCCTTCGGCCCGGACTGGGAAGTCTTCAAGGTACGCGGCAAGGTGTTCATGCTGATGACCGAGGTCCCCGGGCGCCCCGTCGTGATCCTCAAGGCAGACCCCGGCGAGGCCCACGCTCTCCGGGAACGCAACAGCCACATCACCCCCGGCTACCACATGAACAAGAAACACTGGATCACGCTGGAGGGCGGGACAGGTGTCGACAAGAAGCTCGTCAGGGAACTCGTCACCGACTCCTACCTGCTCGTCGTCTCCCACCTGCCCACGGCCGAACAGCCCGTCAACCCGTGCACCTACGGCACCAGCACGCGGGCGGCCCGGTGA
- a CDS encoding SDR family oxidoreductase, translating to MTTTLPVLVVGATGSLGGKVVDELLKRGKNVRALVRPTTDASRLESRGVEIARGDMLDLDSLVAAMNGADAVITTAAGYTRGGKNAHDIDTVGNANLAEAAHRSGIRRFVLTSILTSDQTPQVPHFWHKKIAEDKLEQLGVPFVALRPGAFLDQVATMAGNPLDRGRLIWMSKATVPLTFVRTSDLAAYLAAAVDAQAANSERIDIGWDRPVSMREVADLMGHRAGRKIKVWAVPSVVVRAAGAVVGRFNPVVKDMAAMFGWFDTGRYVANPRRQEQLFGPVPTAEDALGRYTDELRTAQQR from the coding sequence ATGACCACCACCCTGCCCGTCCTCGTCGTCGGCGCGACCGGCTCCCTCGGGGGCAAGGTCGTCGACGAACTGCTCAAGCGCGGTAAGAACGTCCGCGCCCTGGTCCGGCCGACCACCGACGCGAGCAGGCTCGAAAGCCGGGGTGTCGAGATCGCCCGCGGCGACATGCTCGACCTCGACTCGCTCGTCGCCGCCATGAACGGCGCCGATGCCGTCATCACCACCGCTGCCGGCTACACCCGCGGCGGCAAGAACGCGCACGACATCGACACCGTCGGCAACGCCAACCTCGCCGAGGCCGCCCACCGCTCCGGCATCCGGCGGTTCGTCCTGACCAGCATCCTCACCAGCGACCAGACGCCCCAAGTCCCGCACTTCTGGCACAAGAAGATCGCCGAGGACAAGCTCGAACAGCTCGGCGTCCCGTTCGTCGCCCTGCGCCCGGGGGCCTTCCTCGACCAGGTCGCGACCATGGCGGGCAACCCGCTCGACAGGGGCCGCCTGATCTGGATGTCCAAGGCCACCGTTCCGCTGACCTTCGTCCGCACCTCCGATCTCGCGGCGTACCTGGCGGCCGCCGTCGACGCCCAGGCCGCCAACAGTGAGCGCATCGACATCGGCTGGGACCGTCCGGTCAGCATGCGCGAGGTGGCCGACCTGATGGGCCACCGGGCCGGAAGGAAGATCAAGGTGTGGGCCGTCCCATCCGTCGTCGTCCGCGCCGCAGGAGCCGTCGTCGGCCGCTTCAACCCGGTGGTCAAGGACATGGCCGCGATGTTCGGCTGGTTCGACACCGGACGCTACGTCGCCAACCCCCGCCGCCAGGAGCAGTTGTTCGGCCCCGTCCCCACGGCCGAAGACGCCCTCGGCCGGTACACCGACGAGCTGCGCACCGCACAGCAGCGGTGA